The genomic DNA AAGAACTTATTTTAAATGAGTATTAACCAAATTAGTTAACTCCTTTAATTTATTTATAGTTTCAGCACTTTCAGAGCCCTTTTCTAATGTAGAAATTTCCAGTTTAGAAGCAAATTGTAATGCACACATTGCTAAAACATCTTGTTTATCGCTTACTGCATAATTTTGTTCATAAGTAGAAATTAATTTATTAATAGCTGTTGCCGCTTTACGCATCCCTTCTTCTTCTTTCG from Polaribacter sp. ALD11 includes the following:
- a CDS encoding cell division protein ZapA produces the protein MEKLKIKIVIAGRNYPLSVNNTKEEEGMRKAATAINKLISTYEQNYAVSDKQDVLAMCALQFASKLEISTLEKGSESAETINKLKELTNLVNTHLK